Sequence from the Myxococcales bacterium genome:
GGTGGCGACGAGGGGGCGCTCGCGCTGGGTCCCGCTGGCGAGCCAAAGGCCGAAGACCGCCGCAAGCACCCACGCATTCCACGCCACTCCGCTCATTCAGCCTCCCGAATCGTCCACGAACGCAGCACGAGGCCGCCAAGTCTTCGTTAGACGCGTGACGACGACAAACGTTCTCACAAAACGGGTCCTCGCGAGAGGCCGCGTAAGTAGTGGAGACAAGCGGGGGACGAGGAAGTTCCCGAGTTCGGGAAAAAAGATTTGGCGAGCGGCCTCAGGACAACGGGGGCTAGGACACGGGCTCAGGCCGATCGTTGGATGCGGCCAAGCACAAAGTCGGCGGCAGCCCGCGTCCCCAGCTCGCCGCCCACATCTTTCGTGCACTTACGCTCGCGAAGCGCCTCCGACACGGCGGCTTCGATGCGCGCTTCCTCGCCCTTGTAGCCAAGGTGGGTGAGCATCATGCCCACGGTCAGGAACGCCGCGAACGGATTGGCAAGATCCTTGCCAGCGAGCGGCGGCGCGGACCCGTGGACCGGTTCAAACATCGCGACTCGGTCCGGGACACCCGGGTGCAGGTTTGCGCTGCCGGCCATGCCGAGGCCGCCCTGCAGCGCGGCGCCAAGGTCGGTCACGATGTCGCCGAACAAGTTGCACGTCACGACCACCTTGAACGGCGACGGATCCTGCACGAGGTAGAGGCACAGCGCGTCGACGTAGACGTGTTTCGGCTCGATGCCCGGGTACTCCTTGGCGACCTCGAAGAAGCAGCGGTACCAGAGCTCATGCGCGTGCCGCATGGCGTTGGACTTGTCGGCCATGTGGACGACGCTGTGGCCGTGCGCCTTGGCGTACTCGAAGGCGGCGCGAATGATGCGCTCGACGCCCTTGCGCGTGTTCACGTCTTCGTTGATGGCGATCTCGTCAGGCGTGCCGCGCTTGAACTGCCCGCCCATGCCCACGTAGATGCCTTCGGTGTTCTCGCGGAACACCACGAGGTCCACGTCCTTGGCGCCCTTGCCCTTGAGCGGCACGAGCCGGTCGTCGAGCGCCTTGACGGGCCGCACGTTGGCGTAGAGATCGAGGCCGAAGCGGAGGCCGAAGAGAATGTCGCGCGCGTGTTCGAGACCGGGCACGCGCGGGTCGCCCAGCGCACCGAGGAGCACCGCGGACGCCTCGCGCTCGATGCGCGAGCGCACGTCGTCGGGGTACGTGACCTTGTCGCGCAGGTACCGATCGGCGCCGAGGTCGAGATCCCAGAGCTCAAGGTCGAGCTTGCGGTCTTCCTTGTAATGAACGAGCAGCCGCCTCGCCTCTGCGAGAACGTCTTTGCCAATGCCGTCGCCGGGAATGAGCGCGATCAGGTGCCGCATGAATTTCCTCTACGTCAGTGCCTAGGCCCCGTAAATGCTCCCCCTCCCCCCGTGAACGTGCCCGTGCTCCTGGACGTCCGTGGACGTGCACGGTGTTTCATGCCCCGCGCTCACGCCACCGGCACCGCGACATCCCCACTGAGCTCCGCGAGGTGCGAGAGCGCCGGCGGGTACATCGCGACGAACATGGAGAAGGCCGCCTGCGGGAGCCGCAAGAGGAGCATCTCGGTCGCCGCCGTGAGCGTCACCGAGGACGGCGTCCGCGAGAGCAGCGAACCGTGACCAAAGGTGGCTGCCCGACCCAGCTTTTGCCCTGACGCGTCGTCGCTCATCTCGCCTGCCAAGACGATGTAGAGGCCGTCGGCGCGCTTGCCCTTCTCGGCGAGGACCGTGCCGACGGGCGCTCGCCTCACCTCGAAGCTGCGCGCGATCTCGAGTCGCGTCGGCGGATCGAACGCCGCGAAGAGCGGCGAGGCGTGGAGCGTGTTCGTGAGCAGCCGCCGCGTAAGCAAGCCGTAGAGCGCAGCCTCTACATCGGCGTGGGCCGCCACGATGCCATCGAGCTTGCTCTTGCCGATGCGCAGCGCGAGCAAGTGCCCGTCGGCCACCACCGTCGCTTGCCTTCGCGCGTCGCCGAGGAGACACGACTCACCGAAGATCTCCCCCTCGCGAAGTCGAATGCCGTCGGGGAACGCGCCACCCCCGGGGAAGACGACGCGCGCGGCACCGGATGCGATGGCGAAGAACGCGTCGGCCGGCTCCCCTTCCCGCACCACCACCTGGTTCGCGGAAAGGTCGATGAGCTCGGCGGCGCCCGCGAGGGCCCGCAGCGCATCGGCGGAGACGGACGCGAAGAGCGCGCAGGCCGCCATCTTCGCTTCTCCCTCCGCGGTCGAGCGCTCGTCGTCGTCCTCGATGAGGATGAGATCGTCGTCGGTGACTTCGATGACGGAGGGCTCGGCGTCACCGCGCAGCGGCGCGAGATCGTAGATGTGCGAGGTGGAGGGCCCATCGTCGAAGCGCAGCTCCTCGCTCGAAGGCTCGGCCGCCGGCGTGAGCACGGCCGCGCGTTCGAAGAGCGGCTCGATGGGAGGCTTCACCATCAGCGAGCGGGCCGGCTCGGCGTCGACCTCGTGGGCGACGGCCCGCGACGGGTTGAGCGACTCGACGACCTTCGCCATGGCGAGGCTCTTGGTGACGAAGCCCTGCGCCGCGTAGCGCTCCATGGCGCGGACGTAAGCCTCTTCGGCGTCCTTCAGGTCCCCCAGGCGCCGGAGCGCGTCGCCGAGGCGATGAGACCACCGCGCGTCAATGGCATCGAGCGACTCGAGCTCGCGGAGCGCGGCGAGCGCATCCCTGGGCCGATCGCGCTCGGAGGCCTGGTTGTACTTCTCGGTCAGCTCGGCAATTCGGCGATCAGGTTTTTTCACAAGCGGTCCTTCGCCCGAGGGAGGCCACCACGGTACGCAAGCCTCGTGGGAGCGCGCCAGGGACAACGTGGATCGGAATGGACCCGCCATGAGCGGCGCCGCACCCGGAAATCATTGACAATTCACGGCCGGGCAGATGTCCGCCACCCGCGCACACTTCGTGCACCGACGAGATTAACGCCCAGGAGTACTCATGAGCGCCTCGTCTCACTTTCTCATTCCGGTCTCTTCCACGGCTTCCCGAGCCCGCTCGTCCGCCCCGCCGCGGCGCCCCATTCAAGCCACCGACTGGGCCGAGTTTGACGAAGCGCGGCGCCGCACGGGCCTCTTGTCGCTGCTCGCCGTCTACGCCGTTGGCCTCGCGCTGGTCGTCGCGCTCTATCAGGGCGAAGACATCGGCGTCTTGCTCAGCGCGTTCTTCGCCCACGCGCTCCTGACGGCCGTGCGCGCGCTCCATGCGCAGGTCAAGGAGTGCAGCGTCTCGACGCGACTCGGCACGCTCGTCGTCAACTCGCGCGCTCGCCTGATTCCCGCTCGCCGACGCTGACGTCAGAAGGCATGCACAAAGCGACGCGGGAAGCCCGAAGGCTCCCCGCTCGCGCCTCGCGCTCACGCGCCGCGGCTCATTCGTTCGGTGCTCAGGGCACGACCTTGACGGCGCCGTTCATCACGAGCGGGTGGAAGCCGCAGCGGTAGCCGTAGGTGCCGGGATTTGGGAACGTGACCTCGAGGTACCCGGCATCGGGCGTCACGTTGGTGTTCGCCGGAATGGGCGACGGCGTCGTGCCACCGAAGGGGGTCAGCGGATGGAGGTTGAAGGCGCCGCCGAAGCTCACCTTTTGGCCTGCCTTAATCTTCACGCAGCGGTTCGTGTACTGCTTCACGCCATCGCCGAGGCTCGCCGGAAAGGCGATGTCCACTTGGCCGAGGCCACCGCCATCGAACGCGCTGTAGTCGTTTGCCGGCAAGTCGAGCTCCGCGTCGGTGCACGGGGCTGGCACCGCGGCGTCGACGCCGGTATCGACAACCGTGGCGGCGTCGCTACCGCCGCCGCTGTCCTTGGTGCTCCCTGAGTCAGCGGCGGTGGAGGTCTCGGAGCCTGAACCGGCGTCCGTTGACGTAGCGGGATTGGTCGTCGTCTCGTCGCTGCTGCACGCGTAGACCGCACCGAGGGCCAAGAAGGCATTCACGAGAAGGAAAGATCGTTTCATGCGCAAGCTCCATGGGGCTCGGCGGCAGCCAAGCGACCTCGAACGATACCGCGCCTCGCTTCGGCCTCCAAGATGACGGTATAGAAGGCACGTGCTCTACGAGTTGGCGAAGCCCGCGCTCTTTTCGTTCCCCGCGGCCACGGCCCACGAAATGGCGATGATGGCCCTGGGAGCCGGCGAGCATTCGGCGTTCGTGCGTGACGCCATGGCTCGGTCCTTTGCCCCCCGCGTCGCCGAAGGAGCGCTCCGCATCGACAAGCTCGGCCTCGCGTTCCGAAACCCGGTGGGCCTCGCCGGCGGCTTCGACAAGAACGCCCTCCGGCCGCGGTCGCTCGCTGCCTTCGGCTTCGGCTTCCTCGAGCTCGGCACCGTGACGGCGGTGGCCCAAGACGCGAACCCTAGCCCCAACCTCTTCCGTTT
This genomic interval carries:
- a CDS encoding isocitrate/isopropylmalate dehydrogenase family protein, with the translated sequence MRHLIALIPGDGIGKDVLAEARRLLVHYKEDRKLDLELWDLDLGADRYLRDKVTYPDDVRSRIEREASAVLLGALGDPRVPGLEHARDILFGLRFGLDLYANVRPVKALDDRLVPLKGKGAKDVDLVVFRENTEGIYVGMGGQFKRGTPDEIAINEDVNTRKGVERIIRAAFEYAKAHGHSVVHMADKSNAMRHAHELWYRCFFEVAKEYPGIEPKHVYVDALCLYLVQDPSPFKVVVTCNLFGDIVTDLGAALQGGLGMAGSANLHPGVPDRVAMFEPVHGSAPPLAGKDLANPFAAFLTVGMMLTHLGYKGEEARIEAAVSEALRERKCTKDVGGELGTRAAADFVLGRIQRSA
- a CDS encoding cyclic nucleotide-binding domain-containing protein encodes the protein MKKPDRRIAELTEKYNQASERDRPRDALAALRELESLDAIDARWSHRLGDALRRLGDLKDAEEAYVRAMERYAAQGFVTKSLAMAKVVESLNPSRAVAHEVDAEPARSLMVKPPIEPLFERAAVLTPAAEPSSEELRFDDGPSTSHIYDLAPLRGDAEPSVIEVTDDDLILIEDDDERSTAEGEAKMAACALFASVSADALRALAGAAELIDLSANQVVVREGEPADAFFAIASGAARVVFPGGGAFPDGIRLREGEIFGESCLLGDARRQATVVADGHLLALRIGKSKLDGIVAAHADVEAALYGLLTRRLLTNTLHASPLFAAFDPPTRLEIARSFEVRRAPVGTVLAEKGKRADGLYIVLAGEMSDDASGQKLGRAATFGHGSLLSRTPSSVTLTAATEMLLLRLPQAAFSMFVAMYPPALSHLAELSGDVAVPVA